GCTGTTATGTGTGTCGCTTGGTTATGCAGATGATGATGTTACCCAAGCAGTTTATGACCAAATACAAACTGGCGTTAGTTTTTCACTGCCACATAAGCTAGAAGTTGAAGTTGCAGAAAAGTTAGTAGAACTTATTCCATGTGCTGAAAAGGTACGTTTTGGAAAAAACGGATCTGACGCCACCTCAGCTGCAATTCGACTTGCACGCGCCTACACAGGCAAAGACATGGTGTTAGTGTGTGGTTATCACGGCTGGCAAGATTGGTATATTGGTTCTACGGCTCGCAATTTGGGTGTACCTGAAGCCACCCAGGCACTAACAAAAAGCTTTCCATTTAATGATATTGACGCACTCAAACACTTGGTTGAGCAATATGACGGACAAGTTGCTGCAATCATTATGGAGCCAATGAATGTTGAATACCCAAAAGACGGTTATTTAGCAGAAGTGCAAGCACTAGCCAAGGCACACAATATCGTATTCGTTTTCGACGAAACGATTACAGGTTGTCGCTTTGCCAAAGGTGGTGCGCAGGAGCTGTTCGGAGTAACACCAGACCTCGCAACCTTTGGTAAGGGCTTAGCCAATGGCTTTCCCTTATCTGCAATTGTCGGTAAAAGCGATATTATGGATTTGATGGAGGACGTCTTTTTCTCTGGCACATTTGGCGGTGAAACGGCATCGCTGGCAGCAGCAAAGGTGGTACTCGATAAAGTTGACTACCAAGATGTGCCAAAACAGCTAGCCGAAACTGGTCAATATTTACTGGAAGGGCTAGAAAGGTTGATTACCAAATATCAATGCCAAAACTTTGTTAACACCGCTGGACACCCATCTTGGTCATTTTTACAAATTGCTGATAGCAACGGCTATACAAGCTTTGAGCTAAAAACCTTGTTTATGCAAGAAATGCTAGCGCGAGGTATTTTAACTTTCGGTAGCCACAATATTAGCCTGGCACACAGTAAAGCAGATATTGACGAACTGCTCGCTCGCTACCAAGAAGTACTGCCAATGCTAAAAGATGCAATAACCAATCGGACAGTGATCGAACAGTTACGCTGCCAACCACTTGAGCCATTGTTTAAAGTCAGATAGCAAAAAACAGGTTAGTTTCGATGATGAATATTGCTATTAGAGCTGACTCCTCTACTCAAATGGGCACTGGCCATATCATGCGCTGTCTAACGTTTGCTAATGCATTAAAAACAAAGTGTTCAGCCAATGTCTACTTCTTCTGCCGAAATACAGTGGGCAACATAAACAAAGCCATTCTAGATGCAGGCCATTTCCTAATAGAAATGTTACCACCGTCAAGCGTTGATAAAGGTCACTTAGCGCACAGTTCATGGCTTGGTTCAGCGCAAGATGAAGACGCAAAAGAATTTTTAATGCTAATGGGCCACCCAATAACAGAGGCAACTATTGTTCCCAAACATTTCGACTTTATCGTAATCGATCACTATGCTATTGACTGTCTGTGGCACAAAGCAGTTAGACAGGTAACCGATAACATCGTAGTGATTGACGATCTAGGTGATCGCCAGCATGACTGTGACTATTTAATTGATCAAACATTTCAGTGTTCAACAGCTAAATACGAAAATAAAGTACCATTGCATTGCCAACTGCAGCTAGGCACAGATTACGCAATGTTAAGGCCTGAGTTTAATGTAGAGGCAAGATTTGGTCTGAATCAACAGCAGTTAGTTAATAAACGAATTGCTCAGCTAAACGCTAATCTAGAGCAGCGACGCTTACTGGTTATGTTTGGTGGCACCGACCCAGACAACCTGTCTTTACAAACTCTAAAATTACTGTCGGCTCAATCGAATCATTACTATGTCGATATTATTTTAGGTCCAAGTGCTAAGCATATCGAACAAGTAAAAGACTATTGTGACAACCATCTTCAATTTACTCTGCACGTTGCACCTAAAAATATTGCCCAACTAATGTTAAACGCTGACTTTGCGATAGGCGCTGCTGGAGCCACTTCATGGGAGCGTTGTGCGCTTGGTTTGCCAAGTTTACTTATAGTGCAAGCGCGAAACCAAATAGAGATAGCCAAAGCACTTACTAAAGCAGGAGCAGTGCAGAGTTTTGAAGCGACAGAGCTAAATACACTTTTAATTGAGCGATTGGCAGAGTTAACCGACAGCCAACTTATTCAAATGATTAACAACAGCGTTAGTGTCTGTGACGGATTAGGTGCAAATCGTCTAGTAAAACGCATTCTCTTGGACAACTCATCGAATTGAAACAACTATGACATCACATAAAGACTACATTGTAATCGATGGTAAAAAAATTGGTTCTGCTTATAAGCCGTATATCATTGCTGAACTTTCGGCTAATCACAACGGCGACTTAACGGCAGCACTTGCTACCATTGAAGCCGCAGCGCAGGCAGGGGCTGATGCGATAAAAATTCAGACATACACCCCTGAAACCATGACCATAAAGAGCGATAAAGAAGACTTTCAAGTCAGAGGCGGTTTGTGGGACGGTTACCAGCTATATGATTTGTACGAGTGGGCGCACACACCATTCGAGTGGCATGAGGCGCTGTTTAAAAAAGCAAAGGAAGTTGGTATTACACTGTTTTCAACGCCATTTGATGAAACAGCAGTAGAGCTCTTAGAAAGTTTACAAACACCAGCTTATAAAATAGCTTCATTTGAAATGACTGATTTACCTTTGATTAAGCGAGTCGCACAAACAGGCAAGCCAATGATTATTTCAACGGGCATGGCTAATGTTAGTGAAATTGAAGAAGCGATAGCTACGGCCAAAAGCAATGGTTGTAATGATTTAGTCGTGCTTCACTGCATAAGTGCCTACCCTGCCCCTTATGATCAAGCCAACCTTGCGACCATTGCTGATATTAGCGAACGCTTTGATGTCCTTTCAGGTTTATCTGATCATACGCTTGGCACTGTTGCTTCGGTTAGTGCGATAGCCTTGGGTGCATGTCTAATTGAAAAGCACTTCATTTTAGATCGAAACCTAAAAGGCCCTGATTCAGAATTCTCGATTGAGCCTGATGAGTTAGCCCGTTTAGTGACAGAAACCCAAGCTGCACACCAAGCAATAGGTCACGCTGGTTATGAGCGAAAGCCTGCTGAAGAGAGTAGTATCAAATTTAGACGCTCTATTTATTTTGTCAAAGACTTGGCGAAGGGAGAAGAAATAAGTACAGAGCACATTCGCCGAATACGGCCAGGCTATGGCCTAGCCCCCAAATATTTTGAGCAATTAATCGGCAAAAAAGTGAATAAAACTATAGAGCGTGGAAGCCCAGTAAGTTGGCAGGATATTGACGGCCACGAGCTTTAACGCTTGGCTTCAAGCCCAGCTTCCACTATAGGTTTAATCTGTGTATCCCAGCCTTTAATCAGCAACGGTTTAAGCACAGCTAAATCTTTAGCTGCATGGTAAGAGCCAGTGCCTACTTGCGGAATGTTTGGGCAAGAAAGCGATTTGATTGAAAGCCAATATTCGGTGAATAAAGCTTCAATATAAGCGCACAATTTGTCATATGAGCTAGCCAATGTTTCGGTGTCAACATTAAACTCAAGCTGTTGTTGCGCAATGATATTACCAGTGTCAAGCCCTTGGTCAATATAATGTATAGTGACGCCTTTGGGTGTGTTATCAAAAAAGCTCCAAAAATTTGGATCGGCACCGCGATTCCAAGGTAAGTAAGAAATATGAAGATTAATTGCGCGCTGAGGAAATAAGGCGAGCACCTCTGGCCTTAAAATATGTCGATAGCCATAGCTGACAAGAAAGTCGAACTTTTGGCTTTTCAGCCAAGTTAACGATAACTTTTCAGAGGTTTGTTCAACGCATTCCCCTTGGCGCTCTAGCCAAGCCATAATATTTGATTCTTTTGGCCCTAAAAACAGAGTTTTTGTCACTTATTTACCCATACAACAATGCCTATCTTCGTTTGGCATTTTATTTGCTTTTGCTTTTATCACAAAGAATTTATCATGCTGATCATATCAGTGATACTCAAACCATGCTAAGGACTTAACTACATGCAAAAATGTAGCGTTTGTAACTTACCCGAAACATACGAAACAATTGAATTTGATGAAAATGGTGTATGTAACATCTGTCGCCAAAAAGACTTCAAAGACGAAAAAATTAATTGGCAAAAACGTGCTGAAATGCTGGCCGAGCTGATCGAAAAGCACCGTGGCAAATATGAGTATGATTGTATTGTTCCCTTTTCAGGTGGTAAAGACTCTACCTACACCCTGTGGTATTTAGTTAAGAAATTTAATGTCAGGCCATTAGTGGTTCAATTTAACCACGGCTTTATGCGCGATACCTTAATGGAAAACAATCTCCGCACGTTTAAAAAATTAGGGGTCGATGTAATTTCATTTACTCCTAATTGGAAGTTAGTCAAACGCCTAATGTTGGAAACCTTAGTACGAAAAGGTGACTTTTGCTGGCATTGTCACACAGGCATTTTCGCCTACCCTATGCACGTCGCCCTCAAGTACCAAGTTCCTCTGATTTTCTGGGGCGAACCATCATCGGAGTACACCGCATACTACGATTACCAAGATGAAGAAATTGAATGTGTCGACGAGACTCGCTTTAATCGCTACATTAATTTGGGGATCACCGCTGAAGACATGTACGGCATGATCAAAGATGACTATCAGTGCGATCCGCGCGAGCTTACGCCATACACTTACCCGCCGCTGCGTGATTTAAAACGCTTAAAATATCAGTCGGTATGCTTAGGCTCCTTTATACCTTGGGATGTAAAAGCAAATACTAAGCTCATTCAAGAAGAGTTAGGCTGGCAAGGAGACCAAGTAGAAGGTATGCCTTGGGATGAATATTCTTATGAAAAAATAGAGTGTTCAATGCAAGGAATGCGCGATTATATTAAATACCTTAAACGTGGCTACAGTCGCGTTAGTCAAATGGTGGCATTAGATCTGCGAAATGAGCGTATTAGTAAAGAATATGGTGATAAATTAGTTGCTGAGTATGAGGGCAAAAAACCACCGTCACTTACGCTATTTTTAGATTACTTGGGCATTACTGAAGACCAATTCAACCAAATTGTTGCCAAAACAGTTGTGCCACCTTTCAAACCTGACTTTGACAACATGGAATATGCCCCTAAAACCCATGATTTTGATCGCTGGTATCGTGAAGATGAGCAAGACAAAGGTATTATCTTTAAAACTAAGGTAGCAGATTAAATATGATTGGGATCTTAGATATTGGGCTAGGTAATATCCAATCAGTGTATAACGCCATTTATGAAAATGGCTACGATCCGGTTTTAGTGAACCAACCAGAGCAATTAAGAGAGCTCAGCCACTTTATTATGCCGGGGGTAGGAAACTTTAGTGCGGTTTCCCAAATGTTGGCAAAAAGTGGCTTTGACCGAGCAATTAAAAACCTTATTGCTGAAGGTAAACCAACCTTAGGCATTTGCTTAGGTATGCAACTACTAGCTTCATTTAGTCGTGAAGTCGTAGGAGATGAAAAGCAAGCAGAAGGACTTGATATCATCCCTGCTCAAGTACTTCCTATCGCAGATACTGTTAGCTTGCCTGTGCCTCATGTTGGTTGGAATGAAGCAAAAATAGCCCAAAAACATCCCATTTTTGAGAATATTAAAAACCTGCGCGATTTCTATTTTGTGCACAGCTACCATATGCAATGTCAGCGCAGCGAACATGTTTTAGCAACCACAGATTACCAGCACTCTCTGGTTTGCATAGTCGCCAAGGATAATGTTGTTGGCGTGCAATTTCACCCAGAAAAAAGCCAAAAGAATGGCATGCAACTGCTAGAAAATTTCTGTGAGTGGGATGGTGTTTGGCAGCCAGAACAAGCTAGTCAAAACCAAACTGAGCAAATTCTAAAAGCGTAAGTCTGTAGAGTCTATTTGATGTTAAAGAAACGAATTATTCCCTTGATGCTGCTGCTCGATGAGCGACTGGTTAAAACCGTGCAGTTTGACACTTGGCGTGATGTTGGTGACCCAGTAAAAAGTGCGAGTGTTTATAACTCACAATATACTGACGAGTTGGTTTTATTAAATATTGCTCGACAAAGTCGCAGTATCGACCAGTTAGCTGAGTTGATTCCTGAAATCGCAAAAGTCAGCTTTATGCCACTCTCTGTTGGCGGAGGCATCAACCGTTTTGATGACGCGGCGTACTTGATCAATCAAGGAGCCGATAAAATTATCATCAACAGTGCTGCGTACGCTAACCCTGAGCTCATTACACAAATTGCCGATAAGTTTGGTAGACAAGCTGTTATTGTCAGTATTGACACTAAACATCAAGATAGTCAGCACGTTTTATACTCACACTGTGGCCAACAGGCAGAAACGATTTCTCTCGAACAGCACATTAATACATGTCAGCAAGCTGGCGCTGGTGAATTTATGATCCAATCGATTGATCACGATGGCATGATGTCAGGCTTTGATCTCGAATTGCTGAACCAAGTGGTCGCAATAAGTAAAATCCCTGTGATTGGCTGCAGCGGCTCGGGGGATTATCAGCACCTAAAACAAGCTTTTGTTGAAACGGGCGTCAGCGCGTTAGGTTGCGGCAGCTTATTTAACTTTTCTGATAGCAACCCGATTAGAGCCAAGAACTACCTAACTAACTACAACTTAGCATTTAAGCAGGTTTAATATGTCAATGAACCTTCACTTTAACCAAGTTACTAGCATTACTTTGATCGGTGGTGGCAACTTAATGGCAGAAAGCGCATTAATTTTTGCCAAGCAAGGTTTTGCAGTTAATGCCATTATCGCACCGCGCCATATTGATGAACCATTAATTGGCACCAAAGCAACGTTAGGCGAATATCTTGCTCAAAACGACATTCATTTTAGCCTTATTTCAGATATCAACCAACTCACTTCTAGCGAGTTAGCGCAATACACCCCTAGTGGGTCGATGGCGATATGCTATGGGCCTGCATGGGTATTTAAACAACATGTCATTCATGCTTTCGAATACGGCATGTACAACATCAACCCTATTCCGATACCTCATTATTTAGGTGGTGCTCACTACACATGGCAAATCCTCAACCAAAACCGTGAAGGTGGCTGTGTTTTACAAATGATCACTGAACAGCTCGATCAAGGGGATATTATTGCCAAGCACCAATTTGAGATCAGTGCATCAGCCAAAACACCAGATGACTATTTTGTCGAAAATATTGAGCAAGGCTTAGTTTTTATTGAACAGCTCGCCATTGACTTTAAAAATGGCAAAGCTTTTATGTCACAAAGTTATCATGACACCAATAAAAATAGAGTTTACTTACCACGCCTTAGAACAGACAAGCAAGCTTACATCAATTGGCAGTGGCACTGTGACGAGATCATCAGCTTTTGTCGCGCATTTAGTGCTCCTTATGCAGGCGCTGCAACTTTTGCTAATCAACAAGAGTTACGTATCACACAAGTTGAAAGTATCGAACTAGAGCATCCGCCAATGCACCCTTTTGCCGCAGGTGTCATTATCAGAAAGTTAAACAATGAGATTGTTGTAGCTGCAGTGGGTGGCTTTATAAAAATCACCGCTTTAGAGCCAAGTGTTTACCAACAGCTTAAAGAGGGTATGCGCTTATTCACGCCTGCATCGGTATTGGACCAAGCGATGCAATATCAAGTGGTGTTAACCGCTGAAGGTTTTAAGGATTAAATGTGAACGACTCTCAGTACAATGAATACGATGTTATTAGCTTAGTTGAAAAACTCTATCCATTCGCCTACTCAATTACGGGTGCTGGCAACGATAAAGCCATTTCAGCTTACTTGGAAGAACTCGACTTTACCATTCATGAATATGACTCTGGACAGAGTTTACATGGTTGGCATATTCCACATGCATGGCAAGTTCAACAAGCCAAGATATTTTGCCAAAACCAAGTGGTCTACGATGCCGCGTTATCACCATTAGGTGTTGGTATTTTGTCGCCGTCATTCTCTGGAGAGCTATCGCTTACGCAATTGCAAAAACACTTAGTGAGTGATCCGAATCAACCTGATGCCATTCCATACCATTGGCAAAACCTCTATCGCCCGCTTGAACGAGACTGGGCCATTTGTATACCGGATAAGCTTCGTCAATCCTTAACGGAAGCGAGCTACCGCGTTGAACTAATTACAGACTCGACGCCGGGCACAATGAAAGTCTTGGACTTTTACTTACCTGGTGAGAGTGAGCAAACCATTGTGCTTAACGGGCACAACTGTCACCCTTTTCAAGCTAACGATGACATATCCGGTTGCGCTGTCGCGATTAGGGTTATGCAAGCGCTGCTGAAACTTAAAAGGCGAAAATTTAGCTATCGTGTGATTATCGCTCCAGAGCTGCATGGCCCGATGTTCTGGTTAAATGCGTTATCAGAAGCTGAACGCCATAAAATTTTTGGCTGTGTGTTGTTTAAATCAGTTGGCAACTCTGCCAGCTTGAAGCTCCAACATAGTTACACTGGTGTCGATGATATTGATAAAGCTGCAGAGTTTGCCATGCAAAGCCGCTACCAGGAATTTGAGCAAGGGGATTTTCGCGCTATTTATGGCAATGATGAAACGGTTTTTGAGGCGCCGCCATACAATATCCCTACTATTTCACTAACACGCTGGCCTTTCCCTGAGTATCACACAGACTTAGATACACCTGATAGGTTGGATGAAACAGCATTATCTGACACATTTGCCACAACATTGGCGCTTATTGAACACTTGGAATACAACCGTCGCTATACCGTAAACTTTACCGGTCTAGTTTGCTTGTCTGCTTATGGCTTATACAAATCAGTACCGCCTGTTGATGACTCAGGCGTAGACTACAACTCGCTGAGCGGCCGTTGGAACAAATTAATGAACTGCTTACCACGTGAAATTGAAGACAATATGTCAGTGTTTGACTTAGCCCTGAAATATCAACTGCCGGTAACAGAAGTTTTTAACTACCTCTCACAGTGGCAAGAAAACGGCTTATTAGTGGAGAAACCCTAAATGGCGTCGACATTACTAAAACTAGTAGACGAAACCATACCAGATATTTATCTGCAACAAATAACCAAGGATGACGCAACAGAGCAATACGTTAACTGGCTCAACGATCCTATGGTGAACCGCTATCTTGAAACACGCTTTATGGTGCAAACCTTAACTTCGGTTAGTGCTTTTATTGACAATATTAACGTTAACCCTAACGAGCACTTGTTTACTATCAGGCTGTCAGCGACGGGACAACATATTGGCAATATTAAGCTTGGCGCAGTCAATGGTCATCATGGCTACGGTGATATCAGCCTATTTATTGGCGAGAAAAGCTGTTGGGGGAAAGGCTATGCTAGCCAAGCCATTAAATTGATTAGTCAATATGGCTTGAAGCAACTCGGGCTACGCAAACTTTGCGCTGGTGCATATGAGCCCAACATTGGCAGTACCAATGCGTTTTTAAAGGCAGGCTTTATACATGATGGCGTATTAAAAGCCCACTACTTGGTCGATGGCAGCACTTGCGATCGAGTTCAAGTTTGCTTGTTTAGCGAAGACTAGAAAATAAATCACAGAATAACAATAGGAAACAAAACAATGAAAGTTTGCGTCTTGGGTGCTGGTGTAATGGGAAGTGGTATCGCGTCACTATTCATTCAGTCTGAGCAAGTTGAGAGCCTGATTTGGTGGGGACGCAACCTCGCGTCTGTTGAGGCTAGTTTTGCTAAGGTCAAAAAGGAAGTTTCTCGTTTTGCCAGAAAAAACTCGCTCTCCAAAGAGGTATTAGAGACATTACTGGAAAAAGTAACCTTCTCAGATGACATTAGTGCACTAGGTGGTTGTGATTTATACATTGAAGCTGTTGTCGAAGATTTCTCAATCAAAGCTGATATTTTCAAAAAGTTGTCAGCACTTGTGCCACATGATGCGATTGTCGCAACCAACACCTCTTCATTATCAATTACAGCACTGGCGATGAATATCGAAAAGCCCGAAAACTTTATTGGTATCCATTTCTTCCACCCGACATCCATGATGAAACTAGTGGAGTTGGTCAAAGGGTTAGTCACCTCAGAGCAAACACTTAGCAAGTCACTAGCCCTAGTTGAAACCCTCGATAAAAGACCAGTAACTGTCAACGAATCGCCCGGCTTCATTGTTAATCGAATGTTGATCCCTATGATCAACGAAGCGGTTGCTATCTTATCTGAAGGGGTAGCAAGTCGAGATGATATCGACAAGGCGATGAAGTATGGTGCCAATCACCCTATTGGACCACTAGCGCTGGCAGATCTTATCGGAACCGATGTTTGTTTGTCGATTATGGAAACTTTGTACGCGGAAACGGGTGACCCTAAATATCGCGCGCACCCGCTACTTAGACAGTACGTTAGAGCCGGTATGCTGGGTAGAAAAGTGAGGAAAGGCTTTTTGGATTATTAGTGAAAATTTGCGAATGTTTACGATTATAGTAACGACTGTTGTTTGTTATTAAACTATAGTGGAGTTGCCATAATCAACAGCAACTCCACTTCGGTTGGTTTAATTAGCGAACAAATATCTCTTTAAACATAGCCACTACTTTTTCTACCGTTTCAGATTTGACGTGGCGATGATCTATATCCCAAGCATCTTCAATACATTCAGTCACAAGCTCATAACTCGGTAAGTAATACATATCTTCGTTGTTATTAACAAGTTCATCCGCAGCAACTCTTAACACTGACTTAGAGTGACAATTTGCACTAATAATATGCTGTTCTTCAGCCCTACCCGTTGCTAAAAACGGAATAGGTGAAACACTAATAATGAGTTTAAAGTCAGGATTATGAGCTTTAATGATGTCGAAGAAACGCTGAATATAATCAACATTTTCTTGTACAGTAAGCGTCCTATGCTTAACCAAGTGAAACATATTTTCTCTTGGGTTACGTGACATGAAAGTACCGTCAGTGAGCTGCCAACATTCGTTCAGCCCCATGGTTAAGACAAATACCTTACAGCTTAAGAAAGTATCTCTTAACGCGGCAATATGTTTGTCATAATCAGCAAAATAAGCTTCTTTACTCGAAAACACGACCCCTTCTCGATAGGGGTCTAAGAAGAACCCCGTTTCATTTTGGAACAGTAGCTTGCTAAATTCTCGATGCCCAAATGCTTTTTCAGCTAGCTGTGTAAAGCTTGGTGAATTAAACATAATCCCATAGTTTGCACAGAATTTTACTAATTCATCACCAGGTTGGTAACCGTCAACAAACACGCCTGAGTTAGGGTCATCATTACGCTCACTAATGACATAGTTGTAACCTTGAGTCTGAAAGTACTTAGCGATTTCAAATGCGAAACAACTGCCCGCCGAGCCTATCGGTGTATCTAAATCCATAATTGGCTCTTTGCGCACATAGGGCAGAATCTCAAATTTTGACTGAGGATACTTTTCATGCACAGGGCTTGGCCAGAAGATCGCATTGGGATTTGGCTTGTCAGCTTGGCTATATCGGCTTCTTGAGTCATTAAAATTTTGCTCAAAGCTACTAATATCTTTTAATGCATCAAGCCACTCTGCTTGTAAAAATTTCTCCCAGTGCAACTGCTCTAAAGCGACTTTTTTAATGAACCTTAAAAGGTCGAAAATACTAGTAATTGAAACAAGTGTTGGATCATTTCTTTCAAGGTAGTTTACAAGTAGCCACGCTGGCTTAGGTGTCTTGATAACATTTTCAATAATAAACCGTGCATGTTGAAGGTTTTCAACCTGAAAGTTCAAGCCCACTTCAACGTAATTGAGGTCTAATGCTTGGTCTTTTGTGATCTTTTTCACAATTGGCGCAAACTTTCTAAAGTCCTGACAATCGTATGCAGGAAAGTAGTATTGTTCTGCTACCGTTTTCCAATGAATTTCACTAGGAACAAGGCAAAAGTTCAACGCATATCTAGGCTTGCCTGGTACTGGTGTTTTTGCACGATGGGCGATTTCAAATGGGTTGAAGATAATAGTATCACCAGCAGCGGGCTTCACGCCCATTGGCTGGTAGTCTACATTTAACTTTTTGCATAACGGTTCAATGTTAAGAGAGCGTTTTTCAACACTTGCAAAAATGTAACCGACTTCTTTTAACTTATCTGTCGCTTCTTTATCAAGATATGCGGTGTCACTGCCGTGTTCATCAAAACCATTTAAGTAGGTGATAACCTTTAAATGCTTCTCGGGCCCACCATCACAGTGCCACTTAGTTGAATATCCGGTTTCTTCATCCGTACTTTCGATTTTATAAATAGACCACCAAAAAACACAGTATTCACTGCCAAAATATGAACGAATATGAGCGTCAATTTCATCCGTGAACACTTGGGTTAACAGAAGTTCAGCAACGCTTTCGTGTTGTATGCCCTCAGAGTCGCCTTCAAACTCCTCGATTAACGATTGGCACAGTTCTGCAGGTAACAGGTTAGGAATACACTTGATATGATCTTTAACAAGTGTCGTGTCGATTGTCTCTCGTTCGAATTTTGCTTGGGCTTTTTCGGCGGCGCTTCGATAGCCATGGTCTTCGCCAAAATATTTAACAACAGCTTTATCAGCCCCCGGTTTGATATTGTATATCTCACCTTCTACTTCAAGTAAATTCTCTTCAAGATTAACGTCAGACATAATTGACCTCTCCATAGGCGGTAATTTGACACTGAATACC
This Thalassotalea euphylliae DNA region includes the following protein-coding sequences:
- a CDS encoding aminotransferase class III-fold pyridoxal phosphate-dependent enzyme; translation: MNKHTPRDYSASEKWLARAEQTIPLGSQTFSKSKTQFPVGAAPLYLEKGKGAKVWDIDGNEYLDFMNGLLCVSLGYADDDVTQAVYDQIQTGVSFSLPHKLEVEVAEKLVELIPCAEKVRFGKNGSDATSAAIRLARAYTGKDMVLVCGYHGWQDWYIGSTARNLGVPEATQALTKSFPFNDIDALKHLVEQYDGQVAAIIMEPMNVEYPKDGYLAEVQALAKAHNIVFVFDETITGCRFAKGGAQELFGVTPDLATFGKGLANGFPLSAIVGKSDIMDLMEDVFFSGTFGGETASLAAAKVVLDKVDYQDVPKQLAETGQYLLEGLERLITKYQCQNFVNTAGHPSWSFLQIADSNGYTSFELKTLFMQEMLARGILTFGSHNISLAHSKADIDELLARYQEVLPMLKDAITNRTVIEQLRCQPLEPLFKVR
- the pseG gene encoding UDP-2,4-diacetamido-2,4,6-trideoxy-beta-L-altropyranose hydrolase, which translates into the protein MMNIAIRADSSTQMGTGHIMRCLTFANALKTKCSANVYFFCRNTVGNINKAILDAGHFLIEMLPPSSVDKGHLAHSSWLGSAQDEDAKEFLMLMGHPITEATIVPKHFDFIVIDHYAIDCLWHKAVRQVTDNIVVIDDLGDRQHDCDYLIDQTFQCSTAKYENKVPLHCQLQLGTDYAMLRPEFNVEARFGLNQQQLVNKRIAQLNANLEQRRLLVMFGGTDPDNLSLQTLKLLSAQSNHYYVDIILGPSAKHIEQVKDYCDNHLQFTLHVAPKNIAQLMLNADFAIGAAGATSWERCALGLPSLLIVQARNQIEIAKALTKAGAVQSFEATELNTLLIERLAELTDSQLIQMINNSVSVCDGLGANRLVKRILLDNSSN
- the pseI gene encoding pseudaminic acid synthase; translation: MTSHKDYIVIDGKKIGSAYKPYIIAELSANHNGDLTAALATIEAAAQAGADAIKIQTYTPETMTIKSDKEDFQVRGGLWDGYQLYDLYEWAHTPFEWHEALFKKAKEVGITLFSTPFDETAVELLESLQTPAYKIASFEMTDLPLIKRVAQTGKPMIISTGMANVSEIEEAIATAKSNGCNDLVVLHCISAYPAPYDQANLATIADISERFDVLSGLSDHTLGTVASVSAIALGACLIEKHFILDRNLKGPDSEFSIEPDELARLVTETQAAHQAIGHAGYERKPAEESSIKFRRSIYFVKDLAKGEEISTEHIRRIRPGYGLAPKYFEQLIGKKVNKTIERGSPVSWQDIDGHEL
- a CDS encoding formyltransferase family protein; its protein translation is MTKTLFLGPKESNIMAWLERQGECVEQTSEKLSLTWLKSQKFDFLVSYGYRHILRPEVLALFPQRAINLHISYLPWNRGADPNFWSFFDNTPKGVTIHYIDQGLDTGNIIAQQQLEFNVDTETLASSYDKLCAYIEALFTEYWLSIKSLSCPNIPQVGTGSYHAAKDLAVLKPLLIKGWDTQIKPIVEAGLEAKR
- a CDS encoding N-acetyl sugar amidotransferase; protein product: MQKCSVCNLPETYETIEFDENGVCNICRQKDFKDEKINWQKRAEMLAELIEKHRGKYEYDCIVPFSGGKDSTYTLWYLVKKFNVRPLVVQFNHGFMRDTLMENNLRTFKKLGVDVISFTPNWKLVKRLMLETLVRKGDFCWHCHTGIFAYPMHVALKYQVPLIFWGEPSSEYTAYYDYQDEEIECVDETRFNRYINLGITAEDMYGMIKDDYQCDPRELTPYTYPPLRDLKRLKYQSVCLGSFIPWDVKANTKLIQEELGWQGDQVEGMPWDEYSYEKIECSMQGMRDYIKYLKRGYSRVSQMVALDLRNERISKEYGDKLVAEYEGKKPPSLTLFLDYLGITEDQFNQIVAKTVVPPFKPDFDNMEYAPKTHDFDRWYREDEQDKGIIFKTKVAD
- the hisH gene encoding imidazole glycerol phosphate synthase subunit HisH, with product MIGILDIGLGNIQSVYNAIYENGYDPVLVNQPEQLRELSHFIMPGVGNFSAVSQMLAKSGFDRAIKNLIAEGKPTLGICLGMQLLASFSREVVGDEKQAEGLDIIPAQVLPIADTVSLPVPHVGWNEAKIAQKHPIFENIKNLRDFYFVHSYHMQCQRSEHVLATTDYQHSLVCIVAKDNVVGVQFHPEKSQKNGMQLLENFCEWDGVWQPEQASQNQTEQILKA
- a CDS encoding imidazole glycerol phosphate synthase cyclase subunit codes for the protein MLKKRIIPLMLLLDERLVKTVQFDTWRDVGDPVKSASVYNSQYTDELVLLNIARQSRSIDQLAELIPEIAKVSFMPLSVGGGINRFDDAAYLINQGADKIIINSAAYANPELITQIADKFGRQAVIVSIDTKHQDSQHVLYSHCGQQAETISLEQHINTCQQAGAGEFMIQSIDHDGMMSGFDLELLNQVVAISKIPVIGCSGSGDYQHLKQAFVETGVSALGCGSLFNFSDSNPIRAKNYLTNYNLAFKQV
- a CDS encoding formyltransferase family protein, producing MSMNLHFNQVTSITLIGGGNLMAESALIFAKQGFAVNAIIAPRHIDEPLIGTKATLGEYLAQNDIHFSLISDINQLTSSELAQYTPSGSMAICYGPAWVFKQHVIHAFEYGMYNINPIPIPHYLGGAHYTWQILNQNREGGCVLQMITEQLDQGDIIAKHQFEISASAKTPDDYFVENIEQGLVFIEQLAIDFKNGKAFMSQSYHDTNKNRVYLPRLRTDKQAYINWQWHCDEIISFCRAFSAPYAGAATFANQQELRITQVESIELEHPPMHPFAAGVIIRKLNNEIVVAAVGGFIKITALEPSVYQQLKEGMRLFTPASVLDQAMQYQVVLTAEGFKD